The sequence ACAAGTTGGTCTAGTTTTATTAATAGTGGCTAGATCAAGTTGGAGGGGTTTCCCAACTGCGGAATCTAAAGAAAAAAAGCATTCTTTAACAAAATACGTGGGTAAAAGGTTAGGAAATGATATCCATGCCATCGCCTTAGTGGTTTCCTCATTAATTCTGAATCTTGCATCATATATTAAAGTGCGCATGAGATATGAATACCCATCTTTGCACTTAATATAGAAAGCTCCTTTAGATATCAGATTAATAAAATCAGCATGTTGGGTAACGCGTATGAGAATGTGTTTACTACGAAATAGACCAATTTGACAATCTCCTTTGATATCACATTGTAGAGGTATAATCAACCTCAATTCTTCAAGATCTGACCATTCATACATGAATTTTCCTATCACTGCATATTGAAGATTCTCCATCCTGTTCATAATATCCACCTCCTCCTCAGTCCATTTGATGTGTGGAATTCCTTCAATCATGACAATTTCTTTGCGGCTAATGGATCCAGATTGTTGAGAATTATTCGTCACTGCCCTTGCATAATTCTCAAAAGGCAAATTAGGGTTCATAGAAGTGGTTTTATCAGCTTTAGGGATTAAAGATGAAAAGGTTGTTGAGGTAAAAGGATGGCCAGCCACCATAGATGGCAGACCGTCGGCCAAAACACTCATAGGATCACGTCTCCtgcattttaaattaataatcacTTTTGctcaaaaaattattcaaaaataactttcataTAAAATCAAAGTTAGTAATAATTTCCAACTACACCTTGTAGTAAATATTGTTCAattccttaaaaaaatatataataaataatataatttaatcaataataaatagtacattgcctttattatttttttagtggacatgaaaaaagataaatcaataattaaaatagggtgaatagttttttttttaaagagcgCGTAAATAATAAACACGACAAGTAAATGGACTGAATGGAAcaatctattaatttaatttaattattatttaatatt comes from Capsicum annuum cultivar UCD-10X-F1 chromosome 2, UCD10Xv1.1, whole genome shotgun sequence and encodes:
- the LOC124895058 gene encoding uncharacterized protein LOC124895058; amino-acid sequence: MSVLADGLPSMVAGHPFTSTTFSSLIPKADKTTSMNPNLPFENYARAVTNNSQQSGSISRKEIVMIEGIPHIKWTEEEVDIMNRMENLQYAVIGKFMYEWSDLEELRLIIPLQCDIKGDCQIGLFRSKHILIRVTQHADFINLISKGAFYIKCKDGYSYLMRTLIYDARFRINEETTKAMAWISFPNLLPTYFVKECFFSLDSAVGKPLQLDLATINKTRPTCARVKVLIDLKGKLPKSVLMDIVNEVGSREQKLYLSGQKVNKDKNAFYIHQNIAADVRQLVEESIGISRGRFSLKYLGCPITHSRKRKEHYVDLINKVKSKLQLWKGNMLSYGGKEVLITSVLQSVPIHVISAIVPPKCVIKELHRIFANFFWSNKVTGRSKHWAAWVEVCFPKQEGGLGFKSLFEISQAMHAKLWWRFRTQNSLWSHYMWNKYCQL